From Micromonospora echinospora, one genomic window encodes:
- a CDS encoding GNAT family N-acetyltransferase: MTAVVYRRVDPRLGGFALRTLDPDADATLLHGWVTHPKAAYWLMLDADRARVAAEYRRIHEHPHHDAFVGLWQDRSAFLAERYDPARIELVGLYDAAEGDVGMHFLCAPAETPVHGFTLAVITTVMAWLFADPATRRVVVEPDVRNTAVHALNAAVGFEVVGPVAKPEKEALLSVCTRAMFEKATGLDTTVRPSPEESPA, translated from the coding sequence GTGACCGCCGTCGTCTACCGCCGGGTCGACCCACGGCTCGGCGGGTTCGCCCTGCGTACCCTCGATCCGGACGCGGACGCCACGCTGCTGCACGGCTGGGTGACCCACCCGAAGGCCGCGTACTGGCTGATGCTCGACGCGGACCGGGCCCGGGTCGCCGCCGAGTACCGTCGCATCCACGAGCACCCGCACCACGACGCCTTCGTCGGCCTGTGGCAGGACCGGTCGGCGTTCCTCGCCGAGCGGTACGACCCGGCGCGGATCGAACTCGTCGGCCTGTACGACGCGGCCGAGGGGGACGTCGGCATGCACTTCCTCTGCGCTCCCGCCGAGACCCCCGTGCACGGCTTCACCCTCGCCGTGATCACCACCGTGATGGCCTGGCTCTTCGCCGATCCGGCGACGCGCCGGGTGGTGGTCGAGCCGGACGTGCGCAACACGGCGGTGCACGCCCTCAACGCGGCGGTCGGCTTCGAGGTGGTCGGCCCGGTCGCCAAGCCCGAGAAGGAGGCGCTGCTCAGCGTCTGCACCCGGGCCATGTTCGAGAAAGCCACCGGCCTGGACACCACGGTCCGGCCGTCCCCGGAGGAGTCCCCCGCGTGA
- a CDS encoding IucA/IucC family protein, protein MSVDPSPELAVAHLAPEHWARANRLLVRKALAEFAHERLLTPEPVGDEPTGPAARAYVVRSDDGSVEYRFAARLLSLEHWHIDPESITRHRDGAELPLDALDLVTELRGALGLSDRVLPVYLEEITSTLAGTAYKLSRPAVGAAELARADFQAIETGMTEGHPCFVANNGRLGFGIHDYHRYAPEAAHPVRLLWLAAHRDHATFTCAADLDYDALVTYELGGETLDRFAATLTGLGLDPADYLLIPVHPWQWWNRLAVTFAGEVAQRRLVCLGEGPDEHLAQQSIRTFFNVSVPERHYVKTALSVLNMGFLRGLSAAYMEATPAINDWLAGLFDTDEVIKETGLTLLRERAAVGYRHRQFEAATDRYSPYRKMLAALWRESPVPGLAAGRRLATMASLVHVDRDGRSLAAALVEESGLAPEVWLRRYLDAYLVPLLHAFYAYDLAFMPHGENVILVLDGGTVERTVFKDIAEEICVMDPAVELPEQVRRVQADVPEDMRLLSIFTDVFDCFFRHLNAVLATEGVLDEETFWRTVAECAADYRDRVPHLAERFARYDLFADEFALSCLNRLQLRNNEQMVDLADPSAALQLVGTLANPLARFAPAG, encoded by the coding sequence CTGTCCGTCGACCCGAGCCCGGAGCTGGCCGTCGCCCACCTGGCCCCGGAGCACTGGGCCCGGGCCAACCGGCTGCTCGTGCGCAAGGCGCTCGCCGAGTTCGCCCACGAACGCCTGCTCACCCCCGAGCCGGTCGGCGACGAGCCCACCGGTCCGGCCGCGCGGGCGTACGTCGTCCGCAGCGACGACGGCAGCGTCGAGTACCGGTTCGCCGCCCGGCTGCTCTCCCTGGAGCACTGGCACATCGACCCGGAGAGCATCACCCGCCACCGCGACGGCGCGGAACTGCCGCTGGACGCCCTGGACCTGGTCACCGAGCTGCGCGGCGCGCTCGGCCTCTCCGACCGCGTACTGCCGGTCTACCTGGAGGAGATCACCTCCACCCTGGCCGGCACCGCGTACAAGCTGAGCCGGCCGGCGGTGGGCGCCGCCGAGCTGGCCCGCGCCGACTTCCAGGCCATCGAGACCGGCATGACCGAGGGCCACCCCTGCTTCGTCGCGAACAACGGACGGCTCGGCTTCGGCATCCACGACTACCACCGGTACGCCCCGGAGGCGGCCCACCCGGTCCGTCTGCTCTGGCTCGCCGCGCACCGCGACCACGCCACCTTCACCTGCGCCGCCGACCTGGACTACGACGCCCTGGTGACGTACGAGCTGGGCGGGGAGACCCTGGACCGGTTCGCCGCCACGCTCACCGGCCTCGGCCTCGACCCGGCCGACTACCTGCTCATCCCGGTGCACCCCTGGCAGTGGTGGAACCGGCTGGCGGTCACCTTCGCCGGCGAGGTGGCCCAGCGGCGGCTGGTCTGCCTCGGCGAGGGGCCGGACGAGCATCTGGCCCAGCAGTCCATCCGCACCTTCTTCAACGTCAGCGTCCCGGAGCGGCACTACGTCAAGACCGCCCTGTCGGTGCTGAACATGGGCTTCCTGCGTGGCCTCTCCGCCGCGTACATGGAGGCCACCCCGGCGATCAACGACTGGCTCGCCGGACTGTTCGACACCGACGAGGTGATCAAGGAGACCGGCCTAACCCTGCTGCGTGAGCGGGCCGCCGTCGGTTACCGGCACCGGCAGTTCGAGGCCGCCACCGACCGGTACTCGCCGTACCGGAAGATGCTCGCCGCGCTGTGGCGGGAGAGTCCGGTGCCGGGCCTGGCGGCGGGCCGCCGCCTGGCCACCATGGCGTCCCTGGTGCACGTCGACCGCGACGGGCGTTCGCTGGCCGCCGCGCTGGTCGAGGAGTCCGGGCTGGCCCCCGAGGTGTGGCTGCGCCGCTACCTGGACGCCTACCTGGTGCCGCTGCTGCACGCCTTCTACGCCTACGACCTGGCGTTCATGCCGCACGGCGAGAACGTCATCCTGGTGCTCGACGGCGGGACGGTCGAGCGGACCGTCTTCAAGGACATCGCCGAGGAGATCTGCGTGATGGACCCGGCGGTGGAGCTGCCCGAGCAGGTCCGCCGGGTCCAGGCCGACGTCCCGGAGGACATGCGGCTGCTGTCGATCTTCACCGACGTCTTCGACTGCTTCTTCCGACACCTGAACGCGGTGCTGGCCACCGAGGGCGTCCTCGACGAGGAGACCTTCTGGCGGACGGTGGCCGAGTGCGCCGCCGACTACCGCGACCGGGTGCCGCACCTGGCCGAGCGGTTCGCCCGGTACGACCTCTTCGCCGACGAGTTCGCCCTGTCCTGCCTCAACCGGCTCCAGTTGCGCAACAACGAGCAGATGGTCGATCTCGCCGACCCGTCCGCCGCCCTGCAACTGGTCGGCACCCTCGCCAACCCCCTGGCCCGCTTCGCCCCGGCCGGCTGA
- a CDS encoding YciI family protein: MKYMLLMQFSAAFDEFPMIYTWQPEEVQAHIGFMRDLNAKLASAGELVEAQGLGGPEQAKIVRAGADGRPVVTEGPFAETKEFLAGYWIVDVESPERAVEIAALASTAPGPGGRPLHMPIEVHPVMSAPPQDM; the protein is encoded by the coding sequence ATGAAGTACATGCTGTTGATGCAGTTCAGCGCGGCGTTCGACGAGTTCCCCATGATCTACACCTGGCAGCCGGAGGAGGTGCAGGCCCACATCGGGTTCATGCGCGACCTGAACGCGAAGCTGGCCTCCGCCGGTGAGCTGGTCGAGGCGCAGGGTCTGGGCGGACCGGAGCAGGCGAAGATCGTCCGGGCCGGTGCGGACGGGCGGCCGGTGGTCACCGAGGGCCCCTTCGCCGAGACGAAGGAGTTCCTCGCCGGCTACTGGATCGTGGACGTGGAGTCCCCGGAGCGGGCCGTCGAGATCGCCGCCCTCGCCTCGACCGCGCCCGGTCCCGGCGGACGCCCGCTCCACATGCCGATCGAGGTGCACCCGGTGATGTCCGCGCCGCCACAGGACATGTGA
- a CDS encoding RNA polymerase sigma factor, with the protein MTSAHAPEDLLRELAPQVLGVLARRFGDFATAEDAVQEALLAAATQWPADGVPENPRGWLIQVAYRRMVEQVRSEQARRRREDLSARHEPADRRYAPPADETLTADRDDTLVLLFLCCHPALSPASAIALTLRAVGGLSTAEIAHAFLVPEATMAQRISRAKQRIRSSGLSFRMPEAAERGPRLDAVRHVLYLVFTEGHTSSGGPDLLRVDLSDEAIRLTRILHDLLPDDSEVTGLLALMLLTDARSAARTGPHGELISLTDQDRSRWDRAAIAEGVALVTHALPRGPVGPYQLQAAIAALHDEAPTAAETDWPQILALYEVLERHADNPVVSLNRAVAYAMVHGPVAGLAALAELAADPRLTGHHRLYAARAHLHEMAGDREAAVEHYRAAAERTSSQPEQRYLLMRAARLAGPRQTAG; encoded by the coding sequence GTGACGAGCGCCCACGCCCCCGAGGACCTGCTGCGCGAACTGGCGCCGCAGGTCCTCGGCGTGCTCGCCCGTCGGTTCGGCGACTTCGCCACCGCCGAGGACGCGGTGCAGGAGGCACTGCTGGCGGCGGCGACGCAGTGGCCGGCGGACGGGGTGCCGGAGAACCCGCGCGGCTGGCTGATCCAGGTCGCGTACCGCCGGATGGTCGAGCAGGTCCGGAGCGAGCAGGCCCGGCGGCGACGGGAGGATCTCTCCGCCCGCCACGAGCCGGCGGACCGGCGGTACGCGCCGCCAGCGGACGAGACCCTGACGGCGGACCGGGACGACACGCTGGTCCTGCTCTTCCTCTGCTGCCACCCCGCGCTCTCGCCGGCCTCGGCGATCGCACTCACCCTGCGGGCGGTCGGCGGCCTGAGCACCGCCGAGATCGCCCACGCCTTCCTGGTGCCCGAGGCCACCATGGCCCAGCGGATCAGCCGGGCCAAACAGCGCATCCGTAGCTCCGGCCTGTCGTTCCGGATGCCCGAAGCGGCGGAACGCGGCCCTCGGCTCGACGCCGTGCGGCACGTCCTCTACCTGGTCTTCACCGAGGGGCACACCAGCAGCGGTGGCCCCGACCTGCTCCGGGTCGACCTGTCCGACGAGGCCATCCGGCTGACCCGGATCCTGCACGACCTGCTGCCAGACGACAGCGAGGTCACCGGACTGCTCGCCCTGATGCTGCTCACCGACGCCCGCAGCGCGGCCCGCACCGGCCCGCACGGGGAGCTGATCTCGTTGACCGACCAGGACCGCAGCCGCTGGGACCGGGCCGCGATCGCCGAGGGCGTCGCCCTGGTCACCCACGCGCTGCCCCGGGGACCGGTCGGCCCGTACCAGCTCCAGGCCGCCATCGCGGCACTGCACGACGAGGCGCCCACCGCCGCCGAGACCGACTGGCCGCAGATCCTCGCCCTGTACGAGGTCCTCGAACGCCACGCCGACAACCCGGTGGTGTCGTTGAACCGCGCGGTGGCGTACGCCATGGTGCACGGGCCGGTCGCCGGCCTGGCCGCCCTCGCGGAGCTGGCCGCCGACCCCCGCCTCACCGGTCACCACCGCCTGTACGCGGCCCGCGCCCACCTGCACGAGATGGCCGGTGACCGGGAGGCGGCGGTCGAGCACTACCGGGCGGCGGCCGAGCGCACCAGCAGCCAGCCGGAGCAGCGGTACCTGCTGATGCGTGCCGCCCGACTCGCCGGTCCCCGCCAGACGGCAGGCTAG
- a CDS encoding DUF4383 domain-containing protein translates to MATRTGARARTSHPVRRAAQVVGAVFLLVGVLGFVPGITTDYSTMTFAGYDSEAKLLGLFQVSVLHNLVHLAFGVAGLALSRTVSGARTYLVGGGALYLVLWLYGLVIDYESRANFVPLNTADNWLHLFLGVGMIALGVMLTRGNRARR, encoded by the coding sequence ATGGCCACCAGAACCGGTGCCCGCGCTCGGACCAGTCATCCGGTGCGCCGGGCCGCCCAAGTGGTCGGGGCGGTCTTCCTGCTGGTCGGGGTGCTCGGCTTCGTGCCCGGCATCACCACCGACTACAGCACGATGACCTTCGCCGGCTACGACTCCGAGGCGAAACTGCTCGGCCTGTTCCAGGTGTCGGTCCTGCACAACCTGGTGCACCTCGCGTTCGGCGTCGCCGGGCTCGCCCTGTCCCGTACCGTTTCGGGCGCACGGACGTACCTGGTCGGCGGTGGCGCGCTCTACCTGGTGCTCTGGCTCTACGGCCTGGTGATCGACTACGAGTCCAGAGCGAACTTCGTGCCGCTGAACACGGCCGACAACTGGCTGCACCTGTTCCTCGGCGTGGGCATGATCGCCCTCGGCGTCATGCTGACCCGGGGCAACCGGGCGCGGCGCTAG